Part of the Cupriavidus basilensis genome is shown below.
ACTCGGGCTGATCGCCTTGCAGCGGCTCTCGCCAACCCGCGAGGCCGAGCCGGAAGTCATCGAGCTGGCTGGCGCGACCAGCCTGAGCGTGGCAATGGCAGTGCTTGGCCCGCTGGGGCCGACCGTGGTCCGCCTGGAGGAAGCCGCGCGGCCGCAGCACGTCAGCCTGCGGGTCGGCACCGTGCTGTCGCTGGTCAATACGGCGATCGGCCGGCTGTTCGCGGCGCACCTGCCGGAGCCTGTGCTGATCGGCCTGCTTGGCCAGGATGCGCTGCGGCTCGCAGGTGTACCGAAATCGGAAGTCGTCGAAGCGCACAGCGGCGCGGGCGAAGCGCTTGCGCCAGCGTACGCGGCCCGGCTGGCGCAAATCCGCGCGCAGCGGATCGACAATGCGCTGAGCCGGCCCGTGCCCGGCATCGACACACTTGCGGCGGCCGTGTTCGACCACACCGGCAGCATTGCGCTCGTCATCGCCCTGATTGGCACATCGGGCAGCTTCGACAGCAATACGGACAGCGCGA
Proteins encoded:
- a CDS encoding IclR family transcriptional regulator, whose amino-acid sequence is MPIDDILGQAAKPQRGIQSLDNTGQLLAALVAAGRPLPLRDLARAAGMPPAKAFPHLVSLQKIGLLARDAAGNFLSGPLGLELGLIALQRLSPTREAEPEVIELAGATSLSVAMAVLGPLGPTVVRLEEAARPQHVSLRVGTVLSLVNTAIGRLFAAHLPEPVLIGLLGQDALRLAGVPKSEVVEAHSGAGEALAPAYAARLAQIRAQRIDNALSRPVPGIDTLAAAVFDHTGSIALVIALIGTSGSFDSNTDSATAGTLLQAARRLSWRFGAMEPMEPIEAAAGNG